Proteins encoded in a region of the Paenibacillus sp. E222 genome:
- a CDS encoding DoxX family protein yields the protein MFSFNQWLRENKVAMWILTVLRVYIGYDWMTHGWGKLTGGFEAGGFLAGAVEKATGDHPAVQAWWATFLEKFAVPNAGLFDFIIPLGEFLVGLGLILGCFTTLAALMAMVMNFAFLFSGTVSTNAQLVLMEIFLVVAGANAGKIGLDRWVMPYLRGLFTRNKGSQPKETPTINPTHKTA from the coding sequence ATGTTCAGCTTCAACCAATGGCTTAGAGAAAACAAAGTGGCAATGTGGATTTTGACAGTACTTCGGGTGTATATCGGTTACGACTGGATGACACACGGCTGGGGCAAATTAACAGGTGGATTCGAAGCTGGCGGATTCCTTGCAGGCGCTGTAGAAAAAGCAACTGGTGATCACCCGGCGGTGCAAGCTTGGTGGGCAACCTTCCTTGAGAAATTCGCGGTACCAAATGCAGGACTGTTCGACTTCATCATCCCGCTGGGTGAATTCCTTGTAGGTCTGGGTCTCATTCTTGGATGCTTTACAACACTGGCAGCACTGATGGCGATGGTCATGAACTTCGCGTTCCTCTTCTCGGGAACAGTAAGCACGAATGCTCAATTAGTTCTGATGGAAATCTTCCTTGTAGTTGCAGGTGCGAACGCTGGTAAAATTGGTTTGGATCGTTGGGTAATGCCTTACCTTCGCGGATTGTTCACTCGCAATAAAGGAAGCCAGCCTAAAGAAACACCAACGATAAATCCTACGCACAAAACAGCCTAA